The Spinacia oleracea cultivar Varoflay chromosome 2, BTI_SOV_V1, whole genome shotgun sequence DNA segment ACTGTTCCAGAATGTGACGTCCCAACCGCGATCGAAGCATTCAGGCAAGGGCTGTAAGGAGAGACAGACCTATGGAGAGACCTCATCACATATCCTTGCAAGACGTTTGAAGAtgctcaagccaaagcaatggcccaatTCAGGCTCGATGAAACTCTCTATTCCAGGAAGGGAACCAACGACTATACAAAGACAGACAGACGGCTGCCCTACCCCAAGAGGAGAGACGATCACTCTCGATCACAACAAGTAGCAGTGGTGAAAGAAGATGATGACACGGATTGGAAAAACAGTCCCGACTTACCTCCTAGAATTAATGAATACTCTttttgtgttgacactgtaggtctgatgaaccaccggtttaagatggggaaagcagtaCAATGGCCGCCAAAGTCCAGCAAGCCCGACTCGAAGAAAGACCCCTCAAAGTGGTGTGATTTTCATGCTGACATCGGTCATACCACCAATGAATGCGTGGCGTTGAGAAGAGAAGTCGCCTACCTACTAAAGAACGGACATCTCAAAGACGTCAATGTCTGACAAAGCTCGAGGCGTCATCAACAAAGACAACTCCAATTCTCCTTCACGACCTCCTCCACCCcctcctcatactaaaacttttaattttattaccggaggttctgacatttgtggtttgaCTTATTCTGCAACGAAAAGGCACGCTCGGGAGAACGAAGTCGGCAGACCAGCGAGGAAAGCCGCTGCGAAATATGTGACCCCCATATCCTTTGATGAAACCGACGCAGGGGACATCTCTGACAAACACCACGATGGTCTAGTAATATCCATTCCCGTCGAAAACTGTATGATCAGACGAGTCCTAGTCGACAACGGCAGCTCCACCAACGTTATGATGCTCGATGCCCTCAAGGAGATGGGGATGAATCCAGACACCGACGTCGTCAAGAAATCTACAGTTCTGATAGGATTCAATGGCGAAGCAAAAACAACTTTCGGAGAAGTCACACTACCCGTCTATGCCCAGGTAGTCAACCAGTAGTAAAGTTTTGTGTTATTGActgcccttcatcttacaacattattttaggcaggccctggatccacaacatgaaggccatcccatCAACCTACCATCAAACCATCAAGTTCTCAACCTAGTGGGGAGTCTAAGAAATCGAAGGAGATCAACAGAGTCCAAATAATGTTACAAAGCGGAATTGAAGCCTTCGACCACCAACaaatcctcattatagcaaCTACAGTCCAGCTCCGACCCTGCAAGTTATAAAGAACCAAAATCCGAACAACTCGACGAAGTCATCTTGGATCCTACTAAACCGGAGCAAGTCGTTTTTATTGGATGTGATGTGCCAgacgacatcaggtcggaactCATAACATTTCTCAAGGCCAACGTAGACTGTTTTGCGTGGTCCCACGAAGATATGTCGGGAATCAGTCTAGAGGTCATCACTCATAAGCTCAATGTCGACCCACATCATAAACCTGTCAAACAGAAACGACGGAAGTTTGCCCCAAAACATAATCAAATCATCAACGACAAAGTTCAACAGTTACTTGATACAGGGAAGATCAGAAAAGTCAAATACCCTGACTGGTTGGCCAACGCCGTGGTGGTCAGGAAAAAGAACAGAAAATGGCGTGTCTGCATagacttcaccgacatcaataaagcatgccctaaagactCCTTCCCACTACCCCATATTGATGCCATGGTCGACGCCACTGCTGGTCATGAAATGCTAACCTTTATGGACGCCTTCAGTGGGTACAATTAAATCCTAATGCATCTAGACGATCAAGAGAAGACTGCCTTCATCATGGAGCGAGGAACTTATTGTTACAAAGTCATGCCCTTCGGTCTAAAGAATGCCGGTGCAACTTACCAGCGCCTCGTCAATAGGATGTTGAAGAGACAGTTAGGTGACACTGTGGAAGTCTACATTGACGACATGCTGGTCAAATCCAAGAAGGCTTCAGATCACATTAAGCATCTCCAGCAAGCCTTCGACGTCTTACGTGAGTACAACATGAAACTCAACCCTACAAAGTGTTCATTCGGGGTCTCTTTCGGAAAATTTCTAGGCTACATGGTCACTCAACGGGGAATTGAAGATACTCGCGACAACATCCGAGCAATCATCAATTTACAGTCACCACGAAGCCAGAAATATATACAAAATATAGCAGGATGAGTAGCCGCTCTCAATCGTTTCATCTCCAGGTCATCAGACAAGTGTAAGATGTTTTATGACATCGTCAGGAAAAACGAGAAATTCAACTGGACCGATCAACATGAAGCCGCACTACAGCAACTCAAACAATACCTATTGGAACCCCCGCTCCCGTCCAAGCCAAAAGACAAAGAAGAATTACAGTTGTACCTTGCGGTCACGAAGTCAACCATCAGCGAAGTCTTGGTACGAGAAGAAGACGGCAAGCAGCTGCCCATCTATTATGTCAGTAAGTCTTTACTTAGCGacgaaacaaggtactctcatctcAAGAAAATCGTACTTGCATTAATTGTTGCATCCACTAAATTACTTCCTTATTTAGAAAGCAATCCTGTAattgttagaactaactatcccatgaagtcaatcatgaggaaacccgagttattTGGCAGGATTTCCAAATGGGCCATACAGTTAGGGTGTTACGACATCAGGTACGAACCTCGCAAAGCCATCAAGTCGCAAACTATGTcagattttgtggctgacttcagcccaagTATCCAACACGAAGTCGACAAAGAGGTGAACATGATGTCAGATGCTGGGATCTCGTTGACATGGACTCTGTACACCgacggctcctccaacataTGGGGGACAGGATTGGGAATTGTGCTAAAGTCTCCACAAGGGGACATAATAGTACagtctgtctgttgcgagttcaaggCTACCAACAACAAAGCAAAATACGAAGCTTTGATTCTAGGATTATCATTAGCACACGACATGCATATTCGTcgacttgaggtacgttgcgattcattattaattatcaGTCAAATAAACGGTTCATATGCAGCAAAAGACTCTAAGATGCAGGCCTACCTTGAGGTAGCTAAAAGGCTCGTCAGCAAATTCAACTCATGTGCCCTACAACAGATCTCAAGACACCAGAATACCCAAGCCGACGCATTAGCAAATTtgggctcaaacatcaaacCCACCAAACTCACCACAATCCACCTTATGTACCCAGCCATCACAAAAGAAACCCTACCCATCAGTGAGCGAACCCCACCAACTCAAAATCCTACTCCCACATACTGGCATGACCCATACATACACTGGCTCAAACACTACACCATCGCACCTGAAGTCACCCATGACAGATCCTTCCGTATGAGAGCCTCCAGATTCATCCTGATCCATGGGGTCCTATTCAGAAAGTCAGTTACAGGACCGTACCTTAGATGTCTGGACCACGACGAGATCGAGTTGAAGTTAAGAAACATCCATGGCGGCGAATGCGGAAATCATTCGGGAGGACAAAGCCTGGCCCACAAAACGTTAACCATGGGGTATTTTTGGCCAACTATGAAGAAAGATGTAATTTCCTTCGCCAAAAAGTGCGATTCATGTCAACATTTTACGTCTATCTCCCGTCAACCTTGTGAAGAACTTCGCCCTATTTTATCCCCCtggcccttcatgaagtggGGAATGATATAGTGGGTCCCCTGCCACAAGCTTCAGGCCaacgcgtcttcatgttggAAATGACCGACTAGTTTTctaaatggatcgaagcagaagcaTTCAAGCGAGTACGAGATACGGAGGTCATATCATTCATCAAAAGGAACGTCCTCCGATGGTTCTGAATTCCATCCAGTTCATTTGCAACAAGACGAGGGAGTTTTGTGCCACATATAACATTACTCTGCATACTTCAACTCCAAGGTACGCTCAGGCCAATGGCCAGGCCGAGTCGAGcaacaaaatcatcaacaacctcaagaaacgTCTCGGTGACGCAaaaggaagatgggcagacgaaCTACACATGATTTTATGGGGCTCATAGGACAACACCCAAGACAGCAACCAACCACACTCCTTTCTCCTTAGTATTCGGGTGTGAGGCTGTGATCTctcccgaagtcgagctcccTACAGCAAGGAGCTGTTTCATGACGCCAGGCATGAACGACTCAGTGTTGTCTTACGACATCGATACGGTCGACGAACTCAGAGAAGCGGCTTTGGTTAGGATGGCATCTTACCAACAAGCCGTTGCAAATAGTTATAACAAGAACGTCAGGGCTCGGGTCTTCCAACAGGGAGATTGGGTTTTGCGAAAattctttccaaacaagaaagATCCATGACACGGGAAACTAGCCCCAACTTGGGAAGGACCCTATCAGATTGTAAGACGAACATGTCACGGCATACGATCTAGTTGATAGAGATGGATAGCCTATAccaagaagttggaatgcaacacactTGAAGCTGTATCATTTCTAAGTCTTGAAGTCCATTCTTTATACACCAAGGTGTAGGAGTAGCAGATGCTCTTGGCGCCATGACGACATCCCTAGATAGGGGACAACACCACTCCATCACGGGTCATAACAAACCCAATCATACCCAGACAGTTCAGTCACCATGACGACATAAAATCAAGCTAAGTTTCTTatcctttcttttcctttccttgtttatgttttttccttcattttcattactgacttaggcatcggagggtcgTTGGCTACACCAACGGCCAACCTTGACGCCATCATCTCATTTTGCAGATCACATATTGGTAATACATACAGCATGGTGCCAACACTTGCGCACTCGCTCCAGCAaaacaagttcaacaatacaagTCGACAACACAGTTTTGACGAGTACTCTCTAAACCTTTTTATTTCCTCTCTTTCTTGTCGAAGCTTTGTTTTATTTCATGTAGCCCTATACtaacttaagcatcggagggccctTGGCTACACCAACGACCAATCCTCACGCTTtgctatgttgacagtatgatgccTACTTGATGACAAGTTCGACAAGAAGAATGCGGGACGACAAGGGACGAATAAAACACAAAGAATACACATTGACAAGATGAACACACAAATTTCCTCTTTTTTTCATTAACGTATTCATGTGTTACATTTGCGAATTACTTGTACGAATTACGACTTACAGAATACATCttacatttttatattttataaattacaaattacaaacaCCTGGGAAACATACTACATCCTACATTGTACACTACACATATATAGAAATACAAGTTTACATTTATATGGTTTACCCTTCTTGCTTTGCAGCACCACCTTTTGACAAGTTGGGGACGTCGCCAGATCAAAGCAAGGTACGAACGCCAGGTTTCTTGCAAACAAACACACAAAAAACCAAAACATCCCACAAACAAAGCAAACCATACACACCAAACACAAAAGCAAATAAAACCAGAAGTTCACAATATTTACAAGACTTGTCCCCATGAACAAGCCAACACAAAAGACTGCCGCCCTAATGGCGAAACACAACCAAAATATTTTCTGACCATACTTgggccaataaaaaaaaaccattgTTTAAAGTCACCATCTACTGAaaagttatatattttttaaagggGGGTGGGAAAAGGACTACTCTAGGGGGCTCGCTTGGCCTGCATTCTCCTCTTGCTCGACATTGCCTGGTGCCGCCTCGATCTCGACGTTGGGactggttgcagttgcaccctcctcaacgtcttcCTCATCGCTCACGGCACCAGGGGGGACATactcctcggggaatgcagtgttgaaCTGAGCAATATCCTTCTCTGGAGTCCAGTCTGCATGCCTTCCCGCCAAGAAGTCCTCCATCATCTCAGCCCGAGTcttccaagtgtagtaaccagcacactcgaaAATTCTTGCTTTGACCTTGGTCAgggacgtcttcagctcgtcaacCACTGCGACCAGTGCCTCCTTGTCAGCAGTCAGTGCAGCAACATCAGCAACCCCCTTCGCCTGCTCTGCCTCCAACATCTCAGCTCTGGCCTTTGCCTCCTCGGAGACTCCATCTAGTCGCCCAGGCTCTTGCTTTTCCTTTTTCATGTCATTTTGATTTTTTCTAACTTGCCTTCCAGGGATATGACATGATGACGAGTTGCCAAGGCAGACTTTAAGGTCTGTTCAAAAACCATTCAGGAATCCTTACCAACCTAAAAGGAACAAGGcgacaaaataaaacaaacataaacaaaagatgagagtaccttgcaagcatccgagacgctctcgacaGACAACTTCCTCTTGGCGTTCGCGGATGGACAGCATCCACATGCGGTCCACTTCCGGCCACAGCTGGTATGACGGGGCATCAGCCGAGCCATAGTTGTCAGGAAACTCAACAGACAACTTCCTCTTTCGAGATGGCGGCGGCACTTTAAACTTTACAACCATGGATGTCCCCGTCTCCCCAATCATGGCAGCGTCATGGGCAGTGTTTGGCGACTTTCGAGGCGACACCACCGTGATGGGCTTGGGCCGGGCTACACTCCCCAAGGCCTCCAACCTCCTTTTCAGCATAGCCTCCGCGGACGGGGCCTTACCATAtcgttgttaggttatgattcatatgacaaaacataaatcatgcggaaaaaccataaacccaagaaagcatattatttacacataatcatttagcatagtttagatgcatacactttgttgcgtgccctccctagctgcgcccgaaccgaacaagaacaagtctttaggactccaagtgtcgtccctccgtagatagtccacagcacgtccggatccgccttaagcttgatcaactagaatcgcccttaaggtagttggaattttcggctagttgtaggcaattgtgtgactgaattttgctctcaaaatcactttgaatacttgaatactcgatgtaaattatgagcccttaactcatatttataggctatggaataagtaatcgaatcctactaggatacgaattaattaaattagaatcctagtagaattctttatttaattaatttatcttttaggattaggaatttaatcgtTAAACAAATCTTATACTCTTTAGgcttcgtatgtgaacacaaactctacactagcatgacccgcaagcgtgcaggccatgcccgcgcacagctcacacggccgctcggcccacgcgagctacaagcccacgcgagctgcagcaatgctcacagcccactgctcgcagctgcgcgcgatgccacggcctgctgggcctggccttgcgctgggcctggcgtggccttggctgttcgtgtggcgcgcttggcttgctgggcgatggcccggcttcgtgctgggcgctttcgtctggcaggcctcgtcagatgctaattcgtacgatacgcttccgattaaattcccgattccggaatttatttccgatacgaacaatatttaatattttcgattccggaattaatttccgtttcgaacaaatatttaatatttccgtttccggaattattttccgattccgataatatttccgattctgacaatatttccgtttccggcaatatttccgattccggcaatatttccatttccgataatattttccgatacgtaccatgtttccgtttccggcaacatctacgacttggataatatttatatttccgatacgatccatatttccgtttccggcaatatcatcgtttccggagtattcatttcttgcctgtgacgatctaagctcccactgaaaccaagatccgtcgattccgaatatccatagatggagtatttaatgccattaaatacttgatccgtttacgtactatttgtgtgaccctacgggttcagtcaagagtaagctgtggattaatataattaattccacttgaactgaagcggcctctagtcaggcattcagctcacttgatctcactgaattattaacttgttaattaatactgaaccgcatttattagacttaatattatatgcatacttggaccaagggcactattttcTTCAATCGTGTCGACGGACCAGTCCCTACAAGATGATGTAGTACAAATGACTTAGTTCCATCACAAATATGTAATCATTTTTTACGGGCTACGAACCCAACTTGTAACTAACATTAACCCGTTTACCTGTTGAAGTCGACATATTTGCAGGTTTAGAGTATTCTTCCTCCTGCGAAAGATCTTCGCGCTCAAACCTTGTCCCGCAAAAAGCTCTATCCTTGAGAGGTACCCCCAAGATAACAACAGTCTTCTCAACCGCTTCTGAACCGACCCCAACCGTGTCGTAGGACGCCCCTGCAAACCCAAAAAAGTGAGAAAAAGTCAATCATCAAGTGtcccaaaacacaaaacaaacaaaaataactATGGCCATCCATTCCCCAGTCAGGAAGTCAGAGTTGGGCCccaaactagccaactccactAAGAAAAATCGGCCCACCCACCCTCTGTCGTTCGATTGGTCCAACCCCAGCAAAGCCTCCATGTCATCCTTCACATGCAGCAAGTATCGGCCGGCTCCATTGTTTCAAACCTTGTAGGTGTATACCAAGTCCTCCACCCGGAACTCCATCCCCAATTTATCGGCCAGGTGGTCGACGAGATGCATGACCCGCCAAACCTGCGGCATCAGTTGCGCCGACGACACTCTTAGGGTTTTCAAGACACCCCTCACCAGCGGTGTAAAAGGGTAGGTTTACCCGATTTTGATAGGGTATTCATAAAAACAGACCCAGCCGTCCGATGTCCAATCGGCCCACCCATCAGGCTGCGGCAAGCAAATTACCGCCGACGGTGGAAATTCGCAGTCAACCTTGAGCACCGCCGCATCCTGATTTTCCCAGGTGGCCGCTCGAGCATTCTTTTTGTCCAGAATACTGCTCGGACTGAACACAAGCCCTTCGTCCAGAACGCACTCAACCACGACCTTCTTGTTCTTTGCACAGGCTGATTTGGTTCCCATTCTCTATGACATGGGGGAGGGAAGACTAGAAGAGAAGAGGAAGAAAGGGTGGTTACCTGAATTCTGGAAGGAGAAACTACCGGGTTTTTTGCAgtttaggagagagagaaagaggaagcGTGAAGAGGTGGGTGAAGGAAGTGACGTATTTATTGAAGATATGGGCGGTTGGTTTCTCAAGAAATCATCATTACAAAACACAGTCAGTCATTGGAGAAGTAAGAGGTTATTTCCTcccctttttcaaaaataaggaAACACATTTTCCCTTTGAACTTCCCTGAAGAAATTTAAAATGGGTTTGGGACAATTGTTAGAGGGGAAAATACCCTCCCAGTGACGTGTGTCAAGTGTGCCATCACGATGTGTACGTAGCAGCTAGCAAGGCATGAGTTATGACTGGACAACTTGACCCCAACGGTTGAGTATGACGGCAACAGTTACAAGCGGATGACTAAATGTGTAAACTTGAGTTTAGGAGCGCAACATTAACCATCTTAATTGTGCCCAATTATGTACATTAATTACGTACGCTACATCTTTGTACGAGGCCTATAAAATGGCATAAAAGGCTCCCTTGTAAAGATAAGTTCACTTGCTAATAAAATACACTCTTATGCTCTTACGAATTGCTCTCACTATCTCGTATTATCTAGTTGAATAGATTGTTAGCACTTTCCTAAAGACAAGTTCGACTATAAgtagaatttgtccaaaacactACCCAGAAAGCTATGAAAGGTTTTACTGAATTGTTTATTTATCTTTTGAAGTACTGTGATACTGTGGTTGAGTTTAAACATTATTGGCCAAggtatattttcttttattattatgttttattctACATATGTATTGTTCAACTTTAAACATATAATgttcatattcattttaacttataGATTCATTAAGCAATATAAGTGTGAAAAGAATgtttgattgaataatttgtatgtCATTAGAAAGCATTGGTGCTGTGCGTATTCTAAGGATTATTTCTCTGTTGGATCTTTGTCTTCTCAAAGGAGTGAATCTACTAATAATTCTATTAAAGATAGGTTAAGGAAGACAAATGGTTTATGTGATTTTTATCACTTGTTTTTAAATGTCATATATGCATGTTGAAGAAAAGAAAATCACCATGATTATCGTGTTTTTAGGGGAAATCGGCATATGGCTGCTAATGTTAATATTCTTGTTCATGCAAGGAAGGTGTACACTGGTTATCTATATGTGAAATTTGAGGAGCAGTTTCTGAAAGGAATTTCATTGAATCAGGA contains these protein-coding regions:
- the LOC130467365 gene encoding uncharacterized protein, yielding MRKPELFGRISKWAIQLGCYDIRYEPRKAIKSQTMSDFVADFSPSIQHEVDKEVNMMSDAGISLTWTLYTDGSSNIWGTGLGIVLKSPQGDIIVQSVCCEFKATNNKAKYEALILGLSLAHDMHIRRLEVRCDSLLIISQINGSYAAKDSKMQAYLEVAKRLVSKFNSCALQQISRHQNTQADALANLGSNIKPTKLTTIHLMYPAITKETLPISERTPPTQNPTPTYWHDPYIHWLKHYTIAPEVTHDRSFRMRASRFILIHGVLFRKSVTGPYLRCLDHDEIELKLRNIHGGECGNHSGGQSLAHKTLTMGYFWPTMKKDVISFAKKCDSCQHFTSISRQPCEELRPILSPWPFMKWGMI